One region of Candidatus Omnitrophota bacterium genomic DNA includes:
- a CDS encoding glycosyltransferase family 2 protein codes for MKYTVLVPVYNESNSLTELCDRIETAFRSIKEEKEFDILIVDDGSTDSSRDVIKSLCAGRKYVKAIFLRKNVGKSFALTAGFMNSHSDYVITIDGDLQDRPEDIPVLINKISEGYDLVSGWKQNRKDGIVRVLGSRVFNDVVSRLGGIRFHDFNCGFKIYRSNVVKNISVYGQHHRFIPLLAYFMGFKVAEVPISHDKRRFGSSKYPAFRYHGLFDILSILFTYKYRFSPLYFFGAIGIMLIAPGALLAAYLLCRHLMFVFGFGTQYMLFNRPLLMASFTVCILGLNVFLTGFVCDFILQHSGSKGVTGYVESLIDEKEC; via the coding sequence ATGAAATACACCGTATTGGTTCCGGTATATAATGAGTCCAATAGCCTGACAGAATTATGCGACAGGATCGAGACTGCTTTCAGATCGATCAAAGAGGAGAAAGAGTTCGATATCCTTATAGTCGATGACGGGTCTACAGACTCTTCGCGTGACGTTATCAAATCTCTTTGCGCCGGCAGGAAATATGTTAAAGCTATCTTTTTACGGAAGAATGTCGGCAAGTCGTTCGCGTTGACCGCGGGGTTTATGAATTCGCATTCGGACTATGTTATTACCATAGACGGAGATTTACAGGATAGGCCGGAAGATATACCCGTCCTGATCAATAAGATAAGTGAAGGGTATGATCTCGTCTCCGGCTGGAAGCAAAACAGGAAAGACGGCATCGTGAGGGTTCTTGGCTCCAGGGTTTTTAATGATGTTGTATCACGTCTCGGCGGGATAAGGTTCCATGATTTTAATTGCGGGTTCAAAATATACAGGTCAAATGTTGTAAAGAATATATCGGTTTACGGCCAGCATCACCGTTTTATACCGCTTTTGGCTTATTTTATGGGATTCAAAGTTGCCGAGGTTCCGATATCGCATGATAAGAGAAGATTTGGCTCTTCCAAATATCCTGCTTTTCGTTACCATGGACTGTTCGATATCCTATCGATCCTGTTCACATACAAATACAGGTTCAGTCCTTTGTATTTTTTTGGCGCGATAGGTATAATGTTGATTGCCCCCGGAGCATTGCTTGCCGCATATCTATTGTGCAGGCATCTTATGTTCGTATTTGGTTTCGGAACCCAGTATATGCTGTTCAACAGGCCGCTTCTTATGGCTTCGTTTACGGTTTGTATACTGGGGCTGAACGTATTCCTCACAGGGTTTGTATGTGATTTTATTCTCCAGCACTCCGGTTCAAAAGGAGTTACCGGATATGTGGAGAGTCTTATAGATGAGAAAGAATGTTAA